The following proteins come from a genomic window of Triticum aestivum cultivar Chinese Spring chromosome 6A, IWGSC CS RefSeq v2.1, whole genome shotgun sequence:
- the LOC123130206 gene encoding transcription factor TDR — MGGGDYHQQSLIGGAAVHGHGGGTVEAALRPLVGGSHGWDYCMYWRLSPDQRFLEMAGFCCSAEFEAQVATLADVPCSIPLDSSSIGMHAQALLSNQPIWQSSGGAPGPDLLTGYEAASSGGEKTRLLVPVAGGIVELFASRYMVEEQQMAELVMAQCGGGGQGWQETEAQGFAWDAAAAADSGRLYAAASLNLFDGAGGSGSGEPFLAGVQDDGAAGVGWQYAAESSEPPSTVAQEHQQLHGSGVGRADSGSEGSDMQLGDPDDDGNGETQRGSGKDGKDAEGKRQQCKNLEAERKRRRKLNDRLYKLRSLVPNITKMDRASILGDAIDYIVGLQKQVKDLQDELEDPNPPGVTGGDSKAPDVLLDDHPPPGLDNDEDSPQQQPFPSAGGKRPRKEEAGDEEEKEAEDQDMEPQVEVRQVEGKEFFLQVLCSHKSGRFVRIMDEIAALGLQITSVNVTSYNKLVLNVFRAVMKDNEAAVPADRVRDSLLEVTREMYGGAGAWSSPVPPPPLTNAKLDGMDGQAVPTVAGEHYQLHHQVLGGYHHQHLQYLAMD, encoded by the exons ATGGGAGGAGGAGATTATCACCAGCAGAGCCTCATCGGCGGTGCGGCTGTTCATGGCCATGGAGGGGGCACCGTGGAGGCTGCGCTGAGGCCGCTCGTCGGCGGCTCCCACGGCTGGGACTACTGCATGTACTGGCGGCTCTCTCCTGACCAGAG GTTCTTGGAGATGGCGGGTTTTTGCTGCAGCGCCGAGTTCGAGGCGCAGGTGGCCACGCTCGCCGACGTCCCTTGCTCCATCCCTCTTGACTCCTCCTCCATCGG GATGCACGCTCAGGCGCTACTGTCGAACCAGCCAATCTGGCAGAGCAGCGGCGGGGCGCCGGgtccggatctcctcacgggctacGAGGCTGCCTCCAGCGGCGGCGAGAAGACGCGgctcctcgtccccgtcgccggcgGGATCGTCGAGCTCTTCGCGTCGAGATAt ATGGTCGAGGAGCAGCAGATGGCGGAGCTGGTCATGGCGCAGTGCGGTGGCGGTGGGCAGGGGTGGCAGGAGACGGAGGCGCAGGGGTTCGCgtgggacgcggcggcggcggcagactcGGGGCGGCTCTACGCGGCGGCGTCGCTCAACCTGTTCGACGGCGCCGGGGGAAGCGGCTCCGGCGAGCCGTTCCTGGCGGGAGTGCAGGACGACGGCGCGGCGGGCGTGGGGTGGCAGTACGCGGCGGAGAGCAGCGAGCCGCCGTCGACAGTGGCGCAGGAGCATCAGCAGCTGCACGGCTCGGGCGTGGGGAGGGCAGATTCAGGGTCGGAGGGGAGCGATATGCAGCTGGGGGACCCCGACGACGACGGCAACGGCGAGACGCAGAGGGGCTCCGGCAAAGACGGCAAAGACGCAGAGGGGAAGCGGCAGCAGTGCAAGAACCTCGAGGCGGAGCGGAAGCGGCGCAGGAAGCTCAACGACCGCCTGTACAAACTCCGGTCCCTCGTCCCCAACATTACTAAG ATGGACCGGGCGTCGATCCTCGGGGACGCGATCGACTACATCGTGGGGCTGCAGAAGCAGGTGAAGGACCTGCAGGACGAGCTGGAGGACCCGAACCCGCCGGGGGTCACCGGCGGCGACAGCAAGGCCCCCGACGTGCTCCTCGACGACCACCCGCCGCCGGGCCTCGACAACGACGAGGACTCGCCGCAGCAGCAGCCGTTCCCGTCGGCCGGCGGGAAGCGGCCCcggaaggaggaggccggcgacgaggaggagaaggaggcggaggaccaGGACATGGAGCCGCAGGTGGAGGTCCGGCAGGTGGAGGGGAAGGAGTTCTTCCTGCAGGTGCTCTGCTCCCACAAGTCCGGGCGCTTCGTCCGCATCATGGACGAGATCGCCGCCCTCGGCCTCCAGATCACCAGCGTCAACGTCACCTCCTACAACAAGCTCGTCCTCAACGTCTTCCGGGCCGTC ATGAAGGACAACGAGGCGGCGGTGCCGGCGGACAGGGTGAGGGACTCGCTGCTGGAGGTGACGAGGGAGATGTACGGCGGGGCCGGGGCGTGGTCGTCCCCGgtccctccgccgccgctgacaaACGCGAAGCTCGATGGTATGGACGGGCAGGCGGTGCCGACGGTGGCCGGGGAGCACTACCAGCTGCACCACCAGGTGCTGGGAGGATATCATCACCAGCATCTGCAGTACCTCGCCATGGATTGA